A single genomic interval of Falsibacillus albus harbors:
- a CDS encoding aminotransferase A codes for MEHLLNQTVKNIEISGIRKFFNMVNDFDDLVSLTIGQPDFHTPLHIKEAGESAIQENFTSYTHNAGYFSLREAACDFVKEKYGLTYDPNSEVIVTVGASQALDIALRTILSKGDEVIIPGPVYPGYEPLIRLSGGVPVYTDISKNKFRMSAKLINEQITEKTKCIILPYPSNPTGVSLSKEELLEISELIKGKEIFILADEIYSEIVYEQNHVSIAKFLREQTILINGLSKSHAMTGWRIGLLFAPSIIARHILKVHQYNVSCASSISQKAAHEALANGKYDAVAMTDEYKERRDYVYERLMNMGLETVLPEGAFYFFVKIPETIKESSFDFAVKLAKEGKLAVVPGSAFSKYGEGFFRISYACAMETLKDGLDRLQRFLELHE; via the coding sequence ATGGAACACTTATTGAATCAGACTGTTAAAAACATCGAAATTTCAGGCATCAGAAAATTTTTCAATATGGTCAATGATTTCGATGATTTGGTTTCCTTAACGATCGGCCAACCAGATTTTCACACACCCCTACATATAAAAGAAGCTGGAGAATCGGCCATTCAGGAAAACTTCACTTCATACACCCATAATGCAGGGTATTTTTCTTTAAGGGAAGCTGCCTGTGATTTTGTAAAAGAAAAGTACGGACTTACATACGATCCAAATTCAGAAGTAATCGTGACCGTAGGTGCCAGTCAGGCGCTGGACATAGCCCTTAGAACAATTTTATCAAAGGGAGATGAAGTAATCATCCCCGGCCCTGTTTATCCTGGCTATGAGCCGCTTATCCGACTAAGCGGAGGGGTCCCGGTATATACTGATATTTCAAAGAATAAATTTCGAATGTCAGCAAAATTAATCAACGAGCAGATCACGGAAAAGACCAAATGCATCATACTTCCATATCCCTCAAACCCCACGGGAGTAAGTCTTTCAAAAGAAGAACTACTGGAAATTTCCGAATTGATCAAAGGGAAAGAAATCTTTATTCTAGCAGATGAAATATACAGTGAAATAGTATATGAACAGAATCATGTCAGCATTGCCAAGTTTTTAAGGGAGCAAACCATCCTGATCAATGGTTTATCCAAGTCCCATGCAATGACCGGATGGAGGATTGGGTTGTTATTCGCCCCATCAATCATTGCAAGACATATTCTGAAGGTGCATCAATATAATGTATCCTGTGCATCTTCGATTTCTCAGAAGGCTGCCCATGAAGCATTGGCCAATGGCAAATATGATGCAGTGGCTATGACGGATGAGTATAAAGAGCGGAGGGATTACGTATACGAGCGTCTGATGAACATGGGACTCGAAACAGTCCTTCCTGAAGGAGCTTTTTATTTTTTTGTTAAAATTCCGGAAACCATTAAGGAATCTTCCTTTGATTTCGCCGTCAAACTTGCCAAAGAAGGAAAATTGGCGGTTGTGCCGGGTAGTGCGTTTTCCAAGTATGGTGAAGGGTTTTTCAGGATATCCTACGCATGTGCTATGGAAACGTTGAAAGATGGCTTGGACAGGCTTCAAAGGTTTTTAGAATTGCATGAATAG
- a CDS encoding YkyB family protein, which produces MNSHERTTSINTTTQNLARALFTVNRHAKTATNPKFLYNLKRQAICKMIKEGKAKKIGLHFSENPKFSKQQSDVLVKCGEYLFHIPPSKDDFENLTHLGQLDHSTRNPNYRMPLNQAKKLLQQYTGFKEKTDSKHKKSTYTKPVFKKLGDSFF; this is translated from the coding sequence TTGAATTCTCACGAAAGAACCACCTCTATAAACACTACTACCCAAAACCTCGCCCGAGCCTTATTTACAGTCAACCGGCACGCAAAGACTGCGACTAACCCTAAATTCCTTTATAATTTGAAGAGACAAGCTATCTGTAAAATGATCAAAGAAGGAAAAGCGAAAAAAATCGGCCTGCATTTTTCTGAAAATCCAAAGTTTAGCAAACAGCAATCCGACGTTTTGGTTAAATGCGGCGAATATTTGTTTCATATCCCCCCTTCAAAGGATGACTTCGAAAACCTTACCCATCTTGGGCAATTGGATCACTCTACCCGCAACCCCAATTACCGCATGCCATTAAATCAAGCAAAAAAGCTGCTGCAGCAATACACAGGCTTTAAAGAAAAAACGGACAGCAAGCATAAAAAAAGCACGTATACAAAGCCGGTCTTCAAGAAATTGGGCGACAGCTTTTTTTAA
- the corA gene encoding magnesium/cobalt transporter CorA, translating into MIRTCTCLQDGTIKYDVPLRAVKDKNVKWYWVDFSNPNNNEAKQLSKVFHFHPLAIEDCLDGFSQRPKIDFYDQYFFIVLHALNVSSLDPYEVDLFINEKYIVTVHKKPVRELNNLWDQLKKKDSASQSPFSIMHAIVDKLVDDFFPPVYQIEDRLNVIEDNTEEETINELMDKLFDIRHEMSKLRRSLLPMRDLLYRILHSDRMSFLKDQQLYFQDVYDHLIKLVEMLESYREFSADVRDSYLSINSDKMNNIMMTLTVITTIFMPLTFIAGLYGMNFQYMPELRWKYSYFVVLGIMFLIAAMMFMMFVKIGWLRFGRRKKKKKRLIKIK; encoded by the coding sequence ATGATCAGGACTTGCACCTGTCTGCAGGATGGTACCATCAAGTATGACGTCCCTCTCCGTGCAGTAAAAGACAAAAATGTAAAATGGTATTGGGTGGATTTTTCCAACCCAAACAACAATGAAGCAAAACAATTATCGAAGGTGTTTCATTTTCACCCATTGGCTATCGAAGACTGCCTGGACGGTTTCAGCCAGCGGCCGAAAATCGATTTTTATGATCAATATTTTTTCATTGTCCTTCACGCACTGAACGTCTCAAGTTTGGACCCTTATGAGGTGGACCTTTTCATTAACGAGAAATATATTGTCACAGTACATAAAAAACCAGTAAGAGAACTCAATAATTTGTGGGATCAATTGAAAAAGAAAGACAGTGCTTCCCAAAGTCCTTTTTCAATCATGCACGCCATTGTCGATAAGCTTGTCGATGATTTCTTTCCGCCAGTCTATCAAATTGAAGACCGGCTCAATGTAATAGAGGATAATACAGAAGAAGAAACGATTAATGAATTGATGGACAAATTGTTTGATATCAGGCATGAAATGTCCAAGCTCCGAAGATCGCTCCTGCCCATGAGGGATCTGCTTTACCGCATTCTTCATTCTGATCGGATGTCTTTCCTGAAAGATCAACAGCTATACTTTCAAGATGTGTATGATCACCTGATCAAGCTTGTGGAAATGCTTGAATCGTATCGTGAATTTTCAGCAGATGTCAGAGACAGCTATCTTTCCATCAATTCAGACAAAATGAATAATATCATGATGACGTTGACTGTCATTACAACCATATTCATGCCATTGACTTTCATAGCGGGGCTATATGGGATGAATTTTCAATACATGCCTGAATTAAGATGGAAGTACTCTTATTTTGTAGTGTTGGGGATTATGTTCCTTATCGCCGCAATGATGTTCATGATGTTTGTCAAAATAGGCTGGCTTCGGTTTGGCAGGAGAAAAAAGAAAAAGAAAAGATTAATTAAAATAAAGTAA
- a CDS encoding SDR family oxidoreductase yields the protein MELNLKGKNALVAASSQGLGKAIAEALLREGANVILTSRNEEKLAQAAADLSGLDGRVAYFPCDITKYEQIKSLVQWAGKKSGSIDILINNSGGPPAGKFDELSDDEWQYAFELNLLSYVRMIREVLPLMKDAGGSIINIASSSIKEPIPGLILSNTFRTGIAGLTKTLAQELAPYNILINTVAPGRIDTDRVKHLDDLNAEKIGMHIDQFKERMKSNIPLGRYGTPDEFAKVIVFLASSSNTYMTGSTFMVDGGMVKSI from the coding sequence ATGGAGCTCAACCTAAAAGGGAAGAATGCGCTAGTGGCTGCATCAAGTCAAGGGCTGGGAAAAGCGATCGCGGAAGCACTTCTTAGAGAAGGTGCCAATGTCATATTGACGAGCCGGAATGAAGAAAAACTGGCACAGGCTGCAGCCGATTTATCAGGATTAGACGGAAGGGTGGCTTACTTTCCTTGTGACATTACAAAATATGAGCAAATTAAAAGTCTTGTCCAGTGGGCAGGGAAAAAAAGTGGATCAATTGATATCTTAATAAATAATTCTGGTGGACCTCCTGCAGGGAAATTTGATGAGCTGAGCGATGATGAATGGCAGTATGCCTTTGAGTTGAACCTGCTTTCCTATGTTCGAATGATCCGAGAAGTACTGCCATTGATGAAAGATGCTGGTGGCAGCATCATCAATATTGCTTCCTCCTCAATCAAGGAACCTATACCAGGTCTCATTTTGTCCAATACATTCCGAACGGGTATCGCAGGACTGACTAAAACGTTGGCACAAGAATTGGCCCCGTATAATATTTTAATCAATACTGTAGCACCTGGTAGGATTGACACTGACCGAGTCAAACATTTGGACGATTTGAATGCTGAAAAAATCGGGATGCATATTGACCAGTTCAAGGAACGGATGAAAAGCAATATTCCATTGGGGCGTTATGGGACCCCTGATGAATTTGCCAAAGTGATTGTATTCTTGGCATCCAGTTCAAATACATATATGACCGGAAGTACCTTCATGGTCGATGGCGGTATGGTGAAATCCATATAA
- a CDS encoding RDD family protein, which yields MEAAENQEFSYEKKPAYAGFWVRFGAYVIDSLILGIPLGIINVLIVIMFFVPTGFFDAVNETGYGEPQLTNGQVVGMLATYAFLMILNLLCSIFYFAGFHASKYQATPGKLLLGLKVTDVAGNRISFWRALGRLLAMSFLSSILMIGYIIAAFTEKKQALHDLIAGTYVVRKL from the coding sequence ATGGAGGCTGCAGAAAATCAAGAGTTTTCTTATGAAAAAAAGCCGGCATATGCAGGTTTTTGGGTCCGGTTTGGAGCCTATGTAATCGATAGCCTGATTTTAGGCATTCCGCTTGGCATCATCAATGTGCTGATTGTAATCATGTTTTTTGTACCAACAGGCTTTTTCGATGCTGTTAATGAAACGGGCTATGGAGAGCCGCAATTGACAAACGGGCAGGTTGTTGGCATGTTAGCCACATACGCATTCTTAATGATCTTAAATTTACTTTGTTCTATATTTTATTTTGCGGGATTTCATGCATCCAAGTACCAAGCAACCCCTGGAAAGCTCCTGCTTGGACTTAAAGTTACAGATGTAGCCGGAAATCGGATTTCCTTTTGGCGAGCTCTCGGAAGGCTGCTTGCAATGAGTTTTTTATCTTCCATCCTGATGATTGGCTACATAATCGCAGCATTTACAGAAAAGAAACAGGCATTGCATGATTTGATTGCAGGAACATATGTGGTGCGAAAATTATAA
- a CDS encoding HD domain-containing protein: MHLIQKARDFAFTAHLGQKRRLSDEPYFVHAENVARLLEESGLSKECIAAGYLHDVVEDTPITMDEITNVFGDKVSMLVKANTEDKSLNWEARKLHTINSIKTASFEEKALITADKLDNASSLLKHHERLGDEMWSSFKRGKAQQVWYYQQIGEQLEKYRKHDEPSDLLEEFLKVLAKLKKLS; the protein is encoded by the coding sequence TTGCATTTAATTCAAAAAGCCAGGGACTTTGCTTTTACGGCTCATTTAGGTCAAAAGCGAAGGTTAAGTGATGAGCCGTATTTTGTTCATGCAGAAAATGTGGCGAGGCTGCTGGAAGAATCGGGTTTATCAAAAGAGTGTATTGCTGCTGGATACTTGCATGACGTTGTTGAGGATACACCTATCACAATGGATGAAATTACAAATGTATTTGGAGATAAGGTCAGCATGCTTGTAAAGGCGAATACAGAAGATAAAAGCCTGAACTGGGAAGCTCGGAAGCTCCATACCATCAACAGCATAAAAACCGCAAGCTTCGAAGAAAAAGCATTGATTACTGCCGATAAGCTGGATAATGCATCATCCTTATTGAAACATCATGAACGATTGGGAGATGAAATGTGGTCTTCATTCAAACGTGGGAAGGCGCAGCAAGTTTGGTATTATCAACAAATCGGTGAACAGCTTGAAAAATACAGAAAACATGATGAGCCATCAGATTTATTAGAGGAGTTTTTGAAAGTATTGGCTAAATTAAAAAAGCTGTCCTAA
- a CDS encoding chemotaxis protein — MKNEKGILLESGTNELEIIEFKILNNTFGINVIKVKEIIQPVPVTKIPHSHPIVEGIIQLRGEVLPVVNLAKALEMENEKSGSSDEKYIVSEFNKQKVVFHVDHVTRIHRISWDQIEKPSEMYQGSTVQIVGVIKRDDEMVLMIDFEKILLDIDPSSGINIEKVKKLGRRERSGKKIIVAEDSPLLRKLLHDTLAEAGYVNVEFFENGKDAYAYLEEAGDSAAVNVNLVITDLEMPQMDGHHLTKKIKSNPQLSKIPVLIFSSLITDDLRHKGDMVGADGQVSKPEIAELVLKIDQFIN, encoded by the coding sequence ATGAAAAATGAAAAAGGAATATTGCTGGAATCCGGTACGAATGAATTGGAAATCATTGAATTTAAAATTTTGAATAATACATTCGGGATCAACGTAATAAAAGTAAAGGAAATCATCCAACCCGTCCCGGTCACAAAAATTCCCCATTCACATCCGATTGTTGAGGGGATCATTCAGCTGCGGGGAGAGGTGCTTCCTGTCGTCAACCTTGCCAAAGCATTAGAAATGGAAAATGAAAAGAGTGGATCTTCAGACGAGAAATATATTGTATCCGAATTCAATAAACAAAAAGTGGTCTTCCATGTTGATCATGTGACGAGAATACATAGGATTTCCTGGGACCAAATTGAAAAGCCTTCTGAAATGTACCAAGGGAGTACAGTCCAGATTGTCGGGGTCATAAAGAGGGATGATGAAATGGTCCTTATGATTGACTTTGAAAAAATTTTGTTGGATATCGATCCAAGCTCTGGGATCAATATTGAAAAGGTTAAAAAATTGGGACGAAGAGAGCGCTCAGGTAAAAAGATCATTGTGGCAGAGGATTCACCGCTGCTCAGAAAGCTCCTTCATGATACATTAGCCGAAGCAGGTTATGTGAATGTAGAATTCTTCGAAAATGGAAAGGATGCTTACGCCTACTTGGAAGAAGCGGGGGATTCAGCTGCAGTGAATGTGAATTTGGTCATCACTGATCTAGAAATGCCGCAGATGGATGGTCATCATTTAACCAAGAAAATCAAATCCAATCCGCAGTTATCGAAAATTCCTGTACTGATCTTTTCATCATTAATCACAGATGACTTGAGGCATAAAGGTGATATGGTCGGTGCGGATGGACAGGTGAGTAAACCTGAAATAGCCGAGCTTGTCTTAAAAATTGATCAATTCATTAATTAA
- a CDS encoding NAD(P)-dependent oxidoreductase has translation MELRTIGFIGTGVMGQGMVRNLINEGYSVYIYNRTHSKGKVLVEEGAFWCDTIKDLSSQVDMVITMVGYPKDVEDIYFGAEGIIANAKPGTILADMTTSTPTLAKKIYKEALEKGMHAIDAPVSGGDIGAKNGTLTIMAGGDEEAFRSAGEVFRAMGKNIVYQGGAGSGQHTKMCNQIAIASNMIGVCEALVYAEKAGLNAGTVLESISFGAAGSWSLSNLAPRILKEDYSPGFFIKHFIKDMSIALEEAEKMDLKLPGLKMAKQMYEELSNDGEENSGTQALIKYWLSNE, from the coding sequence TTGGAATTAAGAACAATAGGCTTCATTGGAACTGGTGTCATGGGTCAAGGAATGGTGAGAAACCTTATAAATGAAGGTTATTCTGTATACATATATAATCGCACGCACTCAAAAGGAAAGGTTCTGGTGGAGGAAGGTGCGTTTTGGTGCGATACGATTAAGGATCTATCCAGTCAAGTAGATATGGTCATTACCATGGTTGGCTATCCAAAAGATGTAGAGGACATTTATTTTGGTGCTGAGGGAATTATCGCAAATGCCAAACCTGGGACAATACTTGCTGATATGACCACTTCAACCCCGACTCTTGCCAAGAAAATTTACAAGGAAGCATTGGAAAAGGGGATGCATGCAATAGATGCACCTGTATCCGGTGGTGACATTGGAGCCAAAAATGGAACGCTCACCATCATGGCAGGCGGTGATGAAGAGGCTTTCCGTTCAGCGGGGGAAGTATTCCGTGCAATGGGGAAAAATATTGTTTATCAAGGTGGGGCTGGAAGCGGACAGCATACGAAAATGTGCAATCAAATCGCCATCGCTTCCAATATGATTGGAGTGTGTGAAGCATTGGTTTATGCTGAGAAAGCAGGTTTGAATGCCGGGACTGTGCTGGAAAGCATATCATTTGGAGCCGCCGGCAGCTGGTCGCTATCCAATTTGGCTCCACGAATCTTAAAAGAAGATTATTCACCGGGATTCTTTATTAAGCATTTTATTAAGGATATGAGCATCGCCTTGGAAGAAGCCGAAAAAATGGATTTAAAGCTTCCAGGTTTGAAAATGGCCAAGCAAATGTACGAGGAACTAAGTAATGATGGTGAGGAAAATAGCGGAACACAGGCATTGATAAAATATTGGCTTTCAAATGAATAA